Proteins encoded together in one Quercus lobata isolate SW786 chromosome 3, ValleyOak3.0 Primary Assembly, whole genome shotgun sequence window:
- the LOC115980307 gene encoding putative receptor protein kinase ZmPK1, which produces MDISIFFLLLCLLQTLPLSSSNTLDTLKGTSLSVEKPSDKLVSENGEFSAGFFPVGDNAFCFAIWLNKSSTPTVVWMANRDEPVNGRGSVLSILADGQLILTNSLGITIWTTKAADLTSLEPEVTNLQLQLQNTGNLVLHNSKDVIWQSFDSPSDTLLPQQALTMMSSLISRKGQDDYSSGNYKLFFDNDNVLHLLFQGPTMSSLYWPDPWLENPGQAGRSMYNTSRRALLHDSGYFESSDHFQFNATDFGVVTHRRLTLDPDGNLRLYSLQKMNGSWDVTWQAFSDPCRIHGICGPNSLCSYDHVSGRRCSCLQGFKTLDQTDWSYGCEPEFSILCNHTDESSFVQLAHAEFYGSDIFFYQNVTFQFCQEQCLNRCDCNGFQYKFDEGSGYYNCYPKYLLMNGHQSPNFVGDFYLRLPKAGIFHSKTPGEEFKLQCSAKLSKQIIRTYENKTVRLLLWFATAVGGLEATCVFLVWLFLLRTSKHPNPDPTSQGYLLTTKFKRFTFDELRKATRGFKEVIGRGAGGTVYKGVLPDQRVAAIKRLDEAKQGEAEFLAEVSTIGMLNHMYLIEMWGYCAEGKHKLLVYEYMEHGSLAENITSNTLDWKKRFEIAVGTAKGLAYLHEECLEWVLHCDVKPQNILLDSNFQPKVADFGLSKLVSRSMSDHSSFSRMRGTRGYMAPEWVYNLPITSKVDVYSYGIVLLEMVTGKSPGGMHTSNSGETREHKRLVTLVKEYINIGAATRKSWIEEIIDPMMSGKYDKVKMELLVKVALQCVAEDRDERPSMNQVVEMLIGHED; this is translated from the coding sequence ATGGATATCTcaattttcttccttcttttatgTCTGCTACAAACTCTTCCTCTATCTTCATCTAATACATTAGACACTCTTAAAGGCACATCTCTATCAGTTGAGAAACCAAGTGACAAATTGGTTTCAGAAAATGGTGAATTCTCTGCGGGGTTTTTCCCTGTTGGAGATAATGCATTTTGCTTTGCCATATGGCTAAACAAGTCCTCAACTCCCACAGTTGTTTGGATGGCAAACCGAGATGAACCTGTTAATGGAAGAGGTTCAGTGCTTTCTATTTTGGCAGACGGCCAGCTTATACTAACCAATTCACTTGGTATCACCATTTGGACAACTAAAGCAGCAGACTTGACCTCATTAGAGCCAGAGGTCACCAATTTGCAACTACAGCTCCAAAACACAGGCAATCTCGTTCTTCATAATTCCAAAGATGTCATCTGGCAAAGCTTTGATTCACCATCAGATACGCTTCTACCTCAACAAGCACTCACCATGATGTCGAGCCTTATCTCAAGAAAAGGCCAAGATGACTATTCTTCTGGCAACTATAAGCTCTTTTTTGACAATGATAATGTGCTCCACCTGCTTTTCCAAGGTCCAACAATGTCCAGTCTCTACTGGCCGGATCCATGGCTTGAAAACCCTGGACAAGCTGGAAGGTCTATGTACAATACTAGTAGACGTGCACTACTACACGACTCGGGTTATTTTGAGTCATCTGATCATTTTCAATTCAATGCAACAGATTTTGGTGTGGTAACTCACAGACGATTAACACTTGACCCTGATGGCAACCTTCGATTATACAGCCTACAAAAGATGAATGGGAGTTGGGATGTAACATGGCAAGCCTTCTCTGACCCATGCAGGATTCATGGCATATGTGGACCTAACAGTCTTTGCAGTTATGATCATGTTTCTGGCAGGAGATGCTCTTGCTTGCAGGGCTTCAAGACTTTAGATCAGACTGATTGGTCTTATGGGTGCGAACCAGAATTCAGCATCCTTTGCAACCATACAGATGAGTCTAGCTTTGTCCAACTTGCTCATGCTGAATTCTATGGCTCAGATATCTTCTTCTATCAGAATGTTACCTTTCAATTTTGTCAAGAACAGTGCCTGAATAGGTGTGATTGCAATGGCTTCCAATATAAATTCGATGAGGGTAGTGGTTACTATAATTGTTACCCCAAGTATCTACTAATGAACGGACACCAATCACCAAATTTTGTTGGAGATTTTTATTTAAGACTACCAAAAGCAGGTATTTTTCATAGCAAGACTCCTGGTGAAGAATTCAAGTTACAATGTTCTGCCAAACTATCCAAGCAAATCATAAGAACGTATGAAAATAAGACGGTAAGGCTTTTGCTTTGGTTTGCCACAGCAGTGGGAGGCTTGGAGGCGACTTGTGTTTTTCTGGTCTGGTTATTCTTGTTAAGAACTAGTAAACATCCTAACCCAGATCCTACTTCACAAGGATATCTCCTCACAACTAAATTTAAGCGATTCACCTTTGATGAGCTTAGAAAGGCAACGCGGGGATTCAAAGAAGTGATTGGGCGAGGAGCAGGAGGGACAGTATATAAAGGTGTACTGCCTGATCAGCGGGTTGCAGCAATCAAGCGACTTGATGAAGCTAAACAAGGAGAAGCAGAATTTCTAGCTGAAGTAAGCACCATTGGGATGTTGAACCACATGTACTTGATAGAGATGTGGGGATATTGTGCAGAGGGAAAGCATAAGCTTCTGGTGTACGAGTACATGGAACATGGAtctttggctgaaaatattacCTCTAATACACTTGATTGGAAGAAGAGGTTTGAAATAGCAGTGGGCACTGCAAAAGGCCTAGCTTATTTGCATGAAGAGTGCTTAGAGTGGGTTTTACATTGTGATGTAAAGCCTCAGAATATATTGCTAGATTCGAATTTTCAACCAAAAGTCGCAGATTTTGGCTTGTCTAAACTAGTAAGTAGAAGTATGAGTGATCATTCAAGCTTCTCAAGGATGAGGGGAACTAGAGGTTACATGGCTCCTGAGTGGGTTTATAATCTTCCCATTACTTCTAAAGTAGATGTTTATAGCTATGGAATTGTGTTGTTGGAAATGGTGACTGGAAAGAGCCCAGGTGGCATGCATACCTCTAACAGTGGAGAGACAAGAGAGCATAAGAGGTTGGTCACTTTGGTAAAAGAGTATATAAACATTGGAGCTGCAACAAGGAAGTCATGGATCGAAGAAATTATAGATCCCATGATGTCTGGCAAATATGACAAGGTTAAGATGGAACTTTTGGTCAAAGTGGCCTTGCAATGTGTGGCAGAGGACAGGGATGAGAGACCTAGCATGAACCAGGTAGTAGAGATGCTTATAGGCCATGAGGATTAA